In Pseudomonadaceae bacterium SI-3, the sequence TAGCAAGGGTGATGATGTTAATCTCGCGAGTCTTCTCGATGAGATACGGGCGCGTGACGAGCGCGATACCCAACGTGACGTGGCGCCGCTGAAGCCAGCAGATGATGCGGTGCAGCTGGATTCCACAGATCTTTCCATCGAGCAGGTGTTAGGACAGATTCTGAGCGAAGTCGCCAATCGCGATTTCGCCTGAAGAGCGACCGCCGAGAGGTGGCCTGACGGTTTCTCGATAACGAGAGCTGTTAACAAGGAGGCATGTGGGAGACCAGATCTAGTCCCGCACGCCTTTTTTTATATGAATGAACCCACTTCTATCTGGGATGTGGAGATTGGGCGGATCCTCGTCCGAAAACAGCAGGAATAAACATGAGCGAAAGCTTTGCAGAACTTTTTGAAGAAAGCCTAAAAACCCTCGACATGCAGCCGGGTGCGATCATCACCGGCATCGTGGTCGACATCGACGGTGACTGGGTCACTGTTCATGCCGGTCTGAAGTCTGAGGGCGTCATCCCGGTCGAGCAGTTCTACAACGAGCAGGGCGAGCTGACCATCAGCGTGGGTGACGAGGTTCACGTTGCGCTGGACGCGGTTGAAGATGGCTTCGGTGAAACCAAGCTGTCCCGCGAAAAAGCCAAGCGTGCTGAGTGCTGGATTGTTCTGGAAGCGGCTTTCGCAGCTGAGGAAGTGGTCAAGGGCGTTATCAACGGTAAGGTTAAGGGCGGCTTCACTGTCGACGTTAACGGCATCCGTGCGTTCCTGCCAGGTTCCCTGGTTGATGTCCGTCCAGTGCGTGATACTACTCACCTGGAAGGCAAGGAACTCGAATTCAAGGTCATCAAGCTCGACCAGAAGCGCAACAACGTTGTCGTTTCCCGTCGTAGCGTCCTGGAAGCCGAAAACAGCGCCGAGCGCGAAGCTCTGCTGGAATCGCTGCAGGAAGGCCAGCAGGTCAAAGGTATCGTCAAGAACCTCACGGATTACGGCGCGTTCGTCGATCTGGGCGGCGTGGACGGTCTGCTGCACATCACCGATATGGCCTGGAAGCGCATCAAGCATCCGTCGGAAATCGTCAATGTTGGCGACGAGATCGATGTCAAGGTATTGAAGTTCGACCGCGAGCGTAACCGCGTTTCCCTGGGTCTGAAGCAGCTGGGTGAAGACCCATGGGTTGCTATCAAGGCTCGTTACCCAGAGAACACTCGCGTCGTGGCCCGTGTCACCAACCTGACTGACTACGGCTGCTTCGCTGAGCTGGAAGAAGGCGTTGAAGGTCTGGTACACGTTTCCGAAATGGATTGG encodes:
- a CDS encoding 30S ribosomal protein S1, encoding MSESFAELFEESLKTLDMQPGAIITGIVVDIDGDWVTVHAGLKSEGVIPVEQFYNEQGELTISVGDEVHVALDAVEDGFGETKLSREKAKRAECWIVLEAAFAAEEVVKGVINGKVKGGFTVDVNGIRAFLPGSLVDVRPVRDTTHLEGKELEFKVIKLDQKRNNVVVSRRSVLEAENSAEREALLESLQEGQQVKGIVKNLTDYGAFVDLGGVDGLLHITDMAWKRIKHPSEIVNVGDEIDVKVLKFDRERNRVSLGLKQLGEDPWVAIKARYPENTRVVARVTNLTDYGCFAELEEGVEGLVHVSEMDWTNKNIHPSKVVQVGDEVEVMVLDIDEERRRISLGIKQCKSNPWEDFSGQFNKGDRISGTIKSITDFGIFIGLDGGIDGLVHLSDISWNEAGEEAVRRFKKGDELDTVILSVDPERERISLGIKQLEDDPFSNYAAVNDKGSIVRGIVKEVDAKGAVIDLGNDIEATLKASEISRDRVEDARNVLKEGEEVEAKIISIDRKSRVISLSIKSKDVEDEKDAMKELRTKQDVEPTAGPTTIGDLIRAQMENQN